A window of Odocoileus virginianus isolate 20LAN1187 ecotype Illinois chromosome 3, Ovbor_1.2, whole genome shotgun sequence genomic DNA:
TATAGACAAAAGTGAATAACATAGAGGCCAATGAGGAAACAATTCTAAGACAGAATTTCTCATACTGAGAAATATTGTTGAaggtgctcagtcacccagtccaactctttgtggccccgtagactgtagcccaccaggctccctcatccatggaattctccagacaagaacactggactgtGTTGCTCTTTCCTGTTCCAATTGCTGAAGGTACTCGAATGTATACTCTTAGAGATGAATTGCTTGAATCTAAAATATGGATGCAATGCTGCATGACCAtttatatatttcctatttttccaacctgtttttctttttccaaaggtGTCTGAGCTACACAGATCTGGAAATCTAACCAGTGTCTCAGAATTCTTCCTCCTGGGACTCTCAGATGATCCAAAACTGCAGCCTTTGCTCTGGGTCCTGTTCCTGGCCATATACCTGCTCACCATGCTGGGGAACCTGCTCATCATCTTGGTTGTCACCTCTGACCCCCACCTCCACaaccccatgtacttcttcctctccaatctCTCCTTGGCTGACATTGGTTTTGTCTCCACCACAGTCCCCAAGATGATTGTGAACATCCAGACTCACAGCAGAGTCATCTCCTATGCAGGCTGCCTGACACAGATgtctatttttatcctttttggaTGTATGGATTGTCTGCTTCTatctgtgatggcctatgacagGTTTGTAGCCATCTGTCACCCACTACACTACACGGTCATCATGAACCCTCGTCTCTGCTGCTCCTTAGTtttggtgtctttttttcttagccTTTTGGACTCCCAAGTGCACATTCTGATTGTGCTACAACTTACCTACTTTGAGAATGTTGACATTTCTAATTTCTTCTGTGAGCCTTCTCAGCTCCTCAAGCTTGCCTGTTCTGATACTTTCACCAAGAACATAGTCACGTATTTTGATGGTGCCATTTTTGCTTTTCTACCTTTCTCGGGAATCTTTTTCTCTTACTACAAAattctttcttccattctgagagtCCCATCACGTAGGAGGTAtaaagccttctccacctgtggtTCTCATCTGGCAGTTGTTGGCTTATTTTACGGAACCGGCCTTGGTGTGTACCTCAGCTCAATCATCTCACAATCTCCCAGGAAGAGTGCAGTGGCTTCAgtgatgtacactgtggtcacCCCCATGCTGAACCCTTTCATCTACAGTCTGAGGAACAGACACATCAAAAAGACCATGTGGAGGTTTTCCAGAAAAATGTTCTAGTCTCATTATCTGTGTCACCCATTTGGAATGTATGTTGGAAAATGTAGCAACattaatatctgaaaattttaCCTCTCtcataacattattttttaagctcttagggccttcttgtctctccttgtttTACACCTGAATATTACTTCTTTTGATATGTTTTTAATGGGGCTGGGAGAGTATCCTGGGATTCTGTAGACTTTAGAACTACTGATTGACTGAATCTTATTATAGCTAATGAGGAGTATCTAGTTTATCATGGTGATCCACattctagaaaaatgaaaaaactccCTTTCtacagttttaaatattatatatttttcccaAAGCTGTTGTTTATTTTCCAGAGGATTactatgttttaattttgtgcATGCAGTCTATGTATGAGGATGCATGTCATTGCTTCTCAGCCTTGGCTTTTATCAAAATCATCTGGAAGGCTTAAAAATACTATttcccaacattgtaaatcaactatactacaataaaataaattttaaaatatactgacaACTGAGTCTCATTGtcaaagattctgatttaattagaCTTGCATGTGTCCTGagctgaggatttttttttaattttcctcatttttatttatttgtttttggccacactgtgtaaAATATGATGTCTCAATTCCTGCagtagggattgaactcatgcccactgcattggaaggcagccaaaaataaataaataaatctgacacacacacaatgagatatcacttcac
This region includes:
- the LOC110151650 gene encoding olfactory receptor 7E178-like, with amino-acid sequence MTHPSWVALCDMAHSFIELDKAMVNVIRLVSELHRSGNLTSVSEFFLLGLSDDPKLQPLLWVLFLAIYLLTMLGNLLIILVVTSDPHLHNPMYFFLSNLSLADIGFVSTTVPKMIVNIQTHSRVISYAGCLTQMSIFILFGCMDCLLLSVMAYDRFVAICHPLHYTVIMNPRLCCSLVLVSFFLSLLDSQVHILIVLQLTYFENVDISNFFCEPSQLLKLACSDTFTKNIVTYFDGAIFAFLPFSGIFFSYYKILSSILRVPSRRRYKAFSTCGSHLAVVGLFYGTGLGVYLSSIISQSPRKSAVASVMYTVVTPMLNPFIYSLRNRHIKKTMWRFSRKMF